One genomic window of Salvia miltiorrhiza cultivar Shanhuang (shh) chromosome 4, IMPLAD_Smil_shh, whole genome shotgun sequence includes the following:
- the LOC131022962 gene encoding uncharacterized protein LOC131022962, producing MLNPAKCTFGVFTGKFLGYKVTPAGIEVNTDKVKAIMDMTPPKGIKEVQTLNGRITALSRFISRSAERSLPFFKILRKGTKFQWTAECRTAFDDLKAYLAELPTLTKPIPGEVFYLYIAVGEESISSALIREEGNHQRPIYFVNRVIQGPELNYTEIEKAALAVMVTARKLRPYFLSHRVVVRTALPFRQVLGRPDLSGRMVKWAVELGEYDVEYEPRMAIKVQALADFIQETTRRPAQEFWIAFVDGSVTKEGCGIGVYVVSPSSELYQFAIKFTCRMSNNEAEYEVVVRAAHTLSELRAECVIIRTDSQLVAQQFSGGYHIKEDRMRPYHNKINEMKTKFMEFKIEQISREENTKADLLARVASAVEQTWSDEITLLCDTREMGTSQVFAVEIRDDWRAPIIHILKTGERLNKESNQRARYENYCLINDQLYKRSFTHPLLKCLSPEEANFALKEIHVGCCGGHTEFRDLIRKIIRVGFYWPNITKDAREFVCKCKACQRHAGKINIPGEIMGIIIIVSDNGTQFTGQRIADFCDRMDITQRFVTVAHSQANGQVELANRSICEGIKKQVNQSRGKWVEELDTVLWAYRTSPKTATGEPPFTLVYGSNAVVPTEARLESYRITTYNTEQNSELRRAELDLVKAQRNEAQVRAAKYKSIIKARYDKRVRARKLSKGDLVLKKADALKLVGKFEPNWEGPFIITEVLGGEAYTLVFQPRREASEERQEGKRQRNAQKRSVRGTPRRETLGRERLEEWIKEKRQKSAQRGKGQRNIQREEPQQQKEKPKASHPGRRSEQQFQQHTQKNHIVKTRLPVWSKSEEPHKGQPTRGIMNTSTKNKKFYSTQKKQLSYLEVSECKFTSKTKQQQHDSTKNI from the exons ATGCTTAACCCagcgaaatgcacctttggggtcTTTACTGGAAAATTCTTGGGATACAAGGTTACCCCGGCGGGAATCGAAGTTAATACGGATAAGGTCAAAGCCATCATGGATATGACACCACCCAAAGGGATCAAAGAGGTAcagactctgaacgggcgtatcactgctctgagcaggttcatCTCACGATCGGCAGAGCGGAGCTTGCCATTCTTTAAAATTCTGAGGAAGGGGACCAAATTTCAGTGGACAGCGGAATGCCGAACAGCCTTTGACGATCTTAAAGCATACCTGGCAGAACTcccaactctgaccaagccaATTCCGGGTGAAGTATTTTACTTATACATAGCAGTGGGAGAAGAATCAATCAGTTCCGCACTTATCAGAGAAGAGGGGAATCATCAAAGGCCAATTTACTTCGTTAATCGGGTGATTCAGGGCCCCGAGTTAAACTATACAGAAATtgaaaaggctgctctggcagtcatggtcacggcTCGTAAGTTGAGGCCCTACTTTTTatcacatcgggtagtggtACGAACTGCTTTACCTTTCAGACAAGTGTTGGGGCGACCGGATTTGTCAGGGCGAATGGTGAAGTGGGCTGTGGAATTAGGGGAATACGACGTGGAATACGAGCCAAGGATGGCCATCAAGGTGCAAGCCCTTGCGGACTTCATTCAGGAAACTACTCGCCGTCCTGCACAAGAATTTTGGATAGCCTTTGTGGATGGATCTGTCACGAAAGAGGGATGTGGGATCGGGGTGTATGTCGTCTCTCCAAGCTCAGAACTGTACCAGTTTGCTATAAAGTTTACTTGCAGAATGTCCAACAACGAGGCTGAATATGAGGTTGTAGTCAGAGCAGCGCACACGTTGTCAGAGCTGCGGGCTGAGTGTGTCATCATTAGGACTGATTCGCAATTGGTGGCTCAGCAATTCTCGGGGGGCTATCATATTAAGGAGGATCGGATGCGGCCATATCATAATAAGATCAATGAAATGAAGACGAAATTCATGGAATTCAAAAtcgaacagatttctcgggaggagAACACCAAAGCAGACCTATTGGCACGAGTCGCCAGTGCAGTGGAACAGACGTGGAGTGATGAGATTACGCTGCTCTGCGAcaccagagaaatggggacTTCTCAGGTTTTTGCGGTAGAAATCCGGGATGATTGGCGGGCACCAATTATACACATTCTCAAGACAGGGGAACGGCTGAACaaagaatccaatcagagggctcgataCGAGAATTATTGCTTGATTAATGATCAACTCTACAAACGTTCTTTCACCCATCCTCTATTAAAATGTTTATCTCCTGAGGAAGCTAATTTTGCATTAAAAGAGATTCATGTAGGTTGTTGTGGTGGGCACACGGAATTCAGGGATCTCATACGAAAAATCATCCGGGTAGGGTTCTACTGGCCAAACATCACTAAGGACGCCAGAGAGTTCGTTTGCAAATGCAAAGCTTGCCAAAGGCATGCGGGAAAAATCAATATTCCAGGGGAAATCATGGGAATAAT AATCATCGTGTCAGACAATGGAACCCAGTTCACAGGGCAGAGGATCGCTGATTTCTGTGATCGAATGGACATAACACAACGTTTCGTGACAGTGGCTCATTCACAAGCAAATGGGCAAGTGGAGTTGGCGAACAGATCAATTtgtgaagggatcaagaagcaagtgaaccagagcagagggaagtgggtcgAGGAGTTGGATACCGTACTCTGGGCCTATCGTACTAGCCCAAAAACAGCAACGGGAGAGCCACCTTTTACcctggtgtatggatccaatgcagtGGTACCAACGGAAGCTAGATTGGAGTCATACCGAATAACAACTTACAACACAGAGCAAAACTCGGAACtccgcagagcagagctcgatctTGTAAAAGCGCAGAGGAATGAAGCccaagtcagagcagcgaaatatAAAAGCATCATCAAGGCAAGATACGATAAGAGGGTCAGAGCACGAAAGTTATCTAAAGGCGACCTAGTCCTCAAGAAGGCCGATGCATTGAAACTAGTGGGCAAGTTTGAACCTAATTGGGAAGGCCCTTTCATCATCACCGAGGTTCTGGGTGGCGAAGCTTACACATT AGTGTTCCAGCCAAGAAGGGAAGCGTCAGAGGAACGCCAAGAAGGGAAGCGTCAGAGGAATGCCCAGAAGAGAAGTGTCAGAGGAACGCCAAGAAGAGAAACGCTTGGAAGGGAGCGACTAGAGGAATGGATAAAAGAAAAGCGTCAGAAGAGTGCCCAGAGAGGAAAGGGCCAGAGAAATATACAGAGGGAAGAACCACAGCAGCAAAAGGAAAAACCCAAAGCAAGTCATCCAGGAAGGAGGTCAGAGCAGCAGTTCCAACAACATACTCAGAAGAATCATATTGTCAAGACAAGGCTGCCGGTTTGGTCAAAGTCAGAGGAACCGCACAAAGGGCAGCCGACCAGAGGAATCATGAacacttcaacaaaaaataaaaaattctactCTACACAGAAGAAACAACTGTCATATCTTGAGGTTTCGGAATGCAAGTTCACATCAAAGACAAAGCAACAACAACATGATAGCACGAAGAACATATAA
- the LOC131022963 gene encoding uncharacterized protein LOC131022963 has translation MRPEGSRVMLSSIVRKEGVDESDSRSITPMFEEERPKENAKLKNQVSQLKNQLKDLEDTLREKSQRVERVQRSERSHRAEKSYRSEKSHRSKRSHQTRRSEGREQEYSSGKQEHRVHKRHHAHNSPKKITEHGRYKDDKRARTSKTHTTTSRSPFSADILADTLPRNYKPISLDYDGTTDPEVHLSCFEGLVSLHMYIEGIKCRLFYTTLTGPAQLWFGTLAPNSIHSFEGLRTHFLRQFASSRRVGKSAISLMDIKQDQNETLREYTTRFNLAALEVPEEESQIKNCAYVRGLKPGLFFDELQIRPARDFDDIMARLPGYLQLEDARMVRKAENDRHKAKRAEATPEQNNKSQDWAPFRGLPPRVIQPQIEVPPRQQRTVNEVNRFDEYTPPE, from the coding sequence ATgaggccagaggggagccgcGTCATGCTGAGTAGCATTGTCAGGAAGGAGGGGGTAGACGAGTCTGACAGTCGCTCTATCACTCCCATGTTTGAAGAGGAGAGACCAAAGGAGAACGCGAAACTAAAAAACCAGGTGTCGCAACTGAAGAACCAGCTTAAAGATCTGGAGGATACTTTGAGAGAGAAATCCCAGAGGGTCGAAAGAGTGCAGAGGTCAGAGAGATCTCACAGGGCAGAGAAATCGTACCGGTCAGAGAAATCGCATCGGTCAAAAAGGTCACATCAGACTAGAAGGTCAGAGGGACGAGAACAGGAgtactcctctggtaaacaggAACACAGGGTCCACAAGCGCCATCACGCTCACAACTCGCCAAAGAAAATAACGGAGCACGGGAGGTATAAGGATGATAAGCGGGCTAGGACATCAAAAACCCATACCACTACCAGCCGGAGCCCATTCTCCGCTGACATCCTCGCGGACACTCTGCCGAGAAATTACAAGCCTATTTCACTGGATTATGACGGTACCACTGACCCGGAGGTGCACCTCAGCTGTTTCGAGGGTTTAGTATCATTACATATGTACAtagagggcatcaagtgccgatTATTCTACACCACTCTGACGGGACCTGCCCAGCTGTGGTTCGGAACGCTAGCCCCGAACTCCATTCACTCATTCGAGGGCTTGCGGACACATTTTCTGAGACAATTCGCGAGCTCGcgaagggtagggaagtcagccaTCTCTTTAATGGACATCAAacaagatcaaaatgaaacactACGGGAGTATACCACCCGGTtcaatctcgctgctctggaggtacCAGAGGAGGAGTCACAGATAAAGAATTGTGCATATGTCAGAGGATTGAAGCCGGGACTTTTCTTCGACGAATTGCAAATCAGACCAGCCAGGGATTTCGATGATATCATGGCAAGGTTACCTGGGTATTTACAGCTGGAGGACGCCCGGATGGTGCGAAAGGCTGAAAATGATAGACATAAGGCTAAAAGGGCAGAAGCTACACCGGAGCAGAATAACAAGAGTCAGGACTGGGCACCTTTCAGAGGGTTGCCCCCGAGGGTTATTCAGCCTCAAATAGAAGTGCCACCTCGCCAACAGCGCACTGTAAACGAAGTCAACCGTTTCGACGAATACACCCCCCCTGAATAA